The nucleotide sequence AGGGTTCTGTTGTTGATTCGTCCATCGTTCCGTCTGGGTACGTTTTCACTATAGAGTAGGAAGTCAAAGGTGGCGGGACCTATAAGCGATCGCACATTCATTCCTACTATTTCTGGGTCAACTCCTGAACCATTTACCCACTCGTTGCGGTGCTTTTCATTAATCTTTTTCATTTTGGACTCCAGTTTTTGTAATGTGCTGGAGATGCCCTACGGTAATGACCACTTGGATTATTCAGGCTTTGAGAACTAAAATAAAAATGTATATAACTTTGTAGCTGGTGCAATGTTCGTCACCAGTTCTTGTTCTGTCAGCTTTCAAAAGCAGCAGTCATAAGGACAGAGCATCACCAGTCTTTCCTATTTCGACTTAATTAAATATCCAAACAAGTCTATGCTCTGTAAGAAAAGCATAGTTATTTGTGAATGGTAATTGGATACTTTGTCTCCTTGGTTATCGGGATGGGCAAATTTCGGGTGCATTCTCCTACTCCTTTTTGGTGGTTTAACAGCCCAAAAGGATGAGTAATAATAAGAGAAGAAAGTCTATTTAACCAGAGTTAAGATTTATTACCATTATCTCTGTGATTTAGCCATGATGATCAATTTTTGACACAAGGGTTGTGTATACCGCAAAGATTCTTTATGATAGAGTCATTACGGCTATTGTCGTGGCTAAAAATTTAATCTCTTTCTTATCTCATAACTACCTCCTTTTGGTTAGTGCAGAGATTTTCCAGAAAGAACCTTCTATGTGAAACGTCGAGTGCATTCCCCAATGAGTCGGCGTTTCAGGCTTTTTAGAAGATTCTTTACTTGAATAATATCTGCTATACATTAACGATCCTATTTTTAGGAATACCTCAAATATAGATCAAATCCCTACTACAAACAAGTCAAAGGGCGAAGATGGGGATATCTAAGCATTGGACTTTTACACTGAATCGGAGATTTTTGGCTGGTCAAAGTTAATGCGACCACCAAAGTTAATAAGTATTTTCTTTCTTCCCAGTAAACAATAACGATTATTAGAGCAGTTTAGCTCTGAGGTTCGACATTTTCTTCCGGGTCAGGAATAAAAACTAATAAATCTCCGGGTTGACATTTGAGAGCTTGACAATACTTGTACAGGGTTGTGTCTTCAAGACGACTTGGCATGACTCGCATATTTTTATGCTTACTAACTGTTTTCTCATGGAAGCCAGTTAATTGTGCTAACTCTTTATAATCAATTTCTCGATCTGCCATTAGCACCGCAAGTCGCCATTTTATCGGCATAAACAACCCCATCTGTACCTGATTACTGGACATCATTGTACATTGGGTTATTAATGAATTTTAGAGTCCTTGCGACGGACACATCCATTATAGCAGTTGATGAAGTAAGCGCAACCCTTGACACTATCCATCGCTACGGTTAAAATAGTAAGCGTAACGAAGGAAACAAAACTTTTTTTTGAAGTCCAGAGTGAACTGGTTGAACAAACACCAAAAAAAAGACGTTTTTCTTCACAACAAAACGAAAAAGAGCGCAAGAAACTCAAATTTCTCGGCTCTTTTGAACAATATTATTCTATTTTCATCATGACACAATTCATTAATAACCAAACATCCCAGGCGTTGCAACCATGCGCTACTTGCTCTAATTGCCCCATGTTCACCGATTTCCGAGACATCCGCAGTCGAGGATGGTGCAGTGCTTTTGAGAGAGTTAGCCGAACTTTCCACCCCCAAACTAATATTTGTCAGCAGGCCATCAAACGGCACACCGAACAAGAACCTATCCAGGTTGCTGTCACCTTGTGTACCCATGAATTAGAAATTGACCCGGATGATGGTCATAGTTATCCCAAGGAAGAGCGAGTTATCAGCTTTGCTGTGACTGAAGTGAGTAGAAAAGCGGTATTAGAAGCTTTTGAGCCTCATAAAGACCAATTTCAGGGCTTTTATATCCTAGATTTCCATCGATTTTACCCCGATGCGGAATTTTAAACCATAAGGGGGGTTCATCCCTCCCTAATCTTTCTTATCTTATCTCCTCACACCACAATCAACGCTACACGACGAAAAACAAAGAATAACGAGGATTTTCCATGACTAACACTGATTTTCTCAAAGAATTCGACGACGACATCACAGTATCCGAGTCCATTCCCTATTGCCAGATCACCAATCCCGACAACTTATCCTTATCCCAAATCAAACAATTTAACATCCCGTGGGGGGTTTTCATTCCCACCGACCAAGCAGAATTAGTCGATTTGACCGTTCCTGACGATTTTACCCCGACTCATCTAACCTTTGACCAAGATAAGCCCACAGAGCGACACATTGACGGGTTCTTAGCTCAACATATTCGTTTTTCATTAATTCATCGTTCTAGTATTGAAGTTCAAGAAAAGGGAGCTAATGGTTGGCAGTATCTTGGAGAAGCTTATAAAAAGGGGAAAATCACTAAATATGGCGAGTTGGCTAGTAAAGACAGAGAATCTTATCGGTTAAGAACAAGATATCTAATTTTGTTCCTTGACGAGAATAATGAACCCTTACACCGCGTACCCTTACGGTTAGGACTTGGTGCCGGTACAGGGGGAAGTCTCGGTGAGGAGGTTAAGGTCTTTCGAGGGGAAATCGAACGAGTTTTCTTTAAGCTTCGACAACAACCTCAAAAAGCTTTAAGCGACAAAGCCCATGCTTTGACTGTCCTCGATATTCAGCTAGGGGTTCATAAGGGCGATGGTAAAGCCCCCTTTGTCTGTCCTTCGGTGAGACTTGCACCGGCTATTGACCAAGTTGGCAAAGAAAAAGTCGCTGATAGAAAAGGCGATCGCAAAGTTAAACTTGTCGGTACTCCCATTCAAGACTTGATGTTACCTAAATCGTCCCAGACAGGGCAACTAATTTTATCTTTGTGGGATGAATATCAGGACTTTCCTACCAAATACCAAGACGATACTAACGGTTATTCCGAGCAAGAAACCGAGGAGGATTACGATTTTTAATTGATTATTTAGGGGGTTAATCTATCCCCTAATTACCCATACTAAGTAAGTCTTAATTAATCTTGAATTTAATAGTTTTAGATTAGAAAATAGATTATAATAAACTTAACTTAAAGTTAGTTTTAAAATCAAAATTAAGAGGTTATCATGATTCCTATTGACGGAAAAATAGTTAATATTTTACCAGGTTCCAATGGACGTGGATTACAGTTTAAACAACAAACTCATTTCGAGATCATTATCTCAGATTTTCCCAAAGACAAAGAAGTTACAAAAGAATTGATAATAGAAATTTATCATGGTCTTCAAGACCTACGGGACGCAGGTGCAGAATCAATTCATGTTTACAAACCACATCCTGTAAGTAAATATAGAACAGGTGATACTATCTGTTGGTTAGCTCCTAAATGTTGTAGCTTTTATTTCGGAAAAGATGAAATAGCTTTCAATATTGAATAAATAATAGAATAATAGAAATAAATATTATGGAATGGATTACACAATACCCTGACGAAGTAGAGTTATCTGATGAATTTATCGACACTTATCGAGGGTGGGGAATTTATCTCTGTATTCCTAATGGTGGCATTTTAGCTGTAAGTGTTAGTAATGGTATCGATGCTTATGCTTACTCTAGTTATCCATCTGAAATTGATAAATGTTGTGACTTTGATTCAAGGGATCATTTATCAATCGACTCTCGAAATTAGTGGCGGAGAAATTCGTAGAGGTGATTTTAATTTCTTCAATTACCCAGAGGGCTTTTATCCTCAAGAAGATGAAAAAATTAAAGAACAAATTTTTAGTCAAAAAATTAGTGATTTAATTATAAAAATGTTATTGTTTCTACAAATTCACCCAGAAGTATTAAAAACTTTAATAGGACAAGATTCTTCTCTATCTCATCATCCTAGAAAAAGGACAAATACCAAATTGTCTCCTCGATGGATTAAGAATCCCTCGGAAACTATCACTGTAAAACGAGCTTCTACCGGTTCCCATACTTCGCCCAAAACTCATTTTAGAAGAGGTCACATGAGACGAGTTGCTGTCGGGGAAGGTCGATGCGATCGCAAATGGGTCTGGATTCAACCTACTATTGTTAATGAAAAGTAACTATTAATTATTTAGTTGGTAAAATTAACCCAAAGGAGAAATTATCTTATGAAACTACTTAAAGTATCTGTTCCTAACTTCCGTAACCTTAAGAATGTAGAGTTAACTTTTGAACCTAGTTTGAAACCATCTGTTTTTCCTATTGGTAGTTTAAATGGTGGAAGTAAAACCACTTTACTTAAACTGCTCTTTTTGCTCTTATCTCATTACAAAGATTCTGAAGCTACGCAATTTTTACTCTCTTTTTTAGGTAATTATAAACCGAATCGTTTAATTGCCAGAATAGAAATTTTACATGAATCTAGACTGATTCTTTTAGAATATCGTCTTAACTAATAATAACTCCTTTTGCTTCTAAACGACGACGTTCTTCAAGTGCTTCAGATTGAAGAAGCTCTTGGTGAGTTTGACAATATTCTATAATTTCGTGGATAGCTTCTAAAGGGAAGTCCCAATTATAGAGGGCATCAGCCTCACTCATTTCATTAACAATCATATCTGAATAGATCACAGACGCTTTGATTCTTGTTCCTTTAAGATAAAGTTGCTTTCGCCAAGAATTCGGACTGGGTTCAAGATATTTCCAGTTTGTTTTTGCTGGCTGATTCGTCATATTTCTTAACTCAAATTACCATCGACTCTGTTATTATAGCAAAAGGAATAACCAGCAATATAAATATTATCTAGATAGTTCATTTTTAATCGATCAGTTATCTTAATTGTTTTAACTTCAATTAATTATATTTATCTATAAATAAGTAGTATAACCCCCTTGACTTTTTGAGAGATAAAGGATATTATGTAATCAATCAGTTGCACTCCAATAACTGAAAGCGACTCGCTACAGACTTCAGGGTAAGCTCATCTAAAATCCGCTTGACAGAAGGAATTGAGAACAGTCATCATATAGTTGTTGTTCATAGCAGCTTGCTTCATTTTCTGGCGAAGACTACGTTTAAATGTTTTTTCTTGATGGAGAACATTAAGAGCCAATCGTCTTAGAAGAGCAAAGTTCTGTGGACTATATTCTGACCGAATACGGCATTGATCTTCAGAAAAAGTGACATCGAGTGTCCAATGAAGGTTATTCTCAATGCTCCAATGGGTGCGGATCGCATGGCAAAGGAATTGGGCATTGGGAGGTAAAGAGGTCAGATAAAACTGAATATCGTGGGTAGTCTTGTTCCACAAGTGACGGATGCGTTCGACTACGACAATAGTTTGCAGTCCATGCCATTGTTGTTGCTGGTAAAGCTCTCCCATAGCTGCTACTGGTATAGCCCAAACGTATCGTTTCTCGGTGCGGTGGTGGCCCTTGGTTACACTTTTGTAGTAATCATGTTCAATGCCATCCCAGCCATTGTTTTGGGTATCAGTAAACCATTGCTTGACTTGAGAAAATAAAGTAGGATGGTTAGCTTTGAGAGTAACAATGTAGTCAGCTTTTTGCCGACAAATTTGTTGGATAATGCTGGTTTGAGTTCCCATTGCATCAATGGTAATGATCGAGCCTGTAATGTCTAATAGTTCGAGTAAGGCAGGAATGGCCGTAATTTCATTGGAGTAGTTTTCAACTTTGACTTGTCCTAACACCAGACTCTGCTGGGATGCCCACGCTGTGACCGTATGTAAAGCGCACTGTCCGGCGTTGCGATCGTAAGAACCCCTTAATGTTTTGCCATCGATGGGGATAATTTCTCCTTGAATTGAATTCATTATAGATTGAACCCATTTTTGTAGGCATTTTTGCAGCGATTCTGGATCAATTCTCTCAAAAACTCTTCTAAATGTGTCATCACTCGGGATTCCGTGAGGGAGTTCTAGAAACTCTGATAACCACTCCTGTTTTGCGATACCATAGTTCTCCATATCTTCCCAACCTTGGGAGCCTGCAATGACTGCCAATATAGCGATCGCCAATACATCTTTAAGGAGGTGTTTTTTGCTTCTTTGTACTCTAGGATCTTCTATTTCTTTGACATAGCCTAATAAATTGTTTTGGATTTCATCAATAGATGCTATATTTCCCTTTTCCTTTTTTTTCTTACTAGATTGTTTTTGGTCTGCAAACCCCTTGGCCATGTTCTGATTCCATAATTACGAAAGTCCTAATTGTACTTTGTTTTTTTATTTTAAGTCCCTTTTTGCCTCACCTAGACTTTACTTTCTTAGTCAAGTACATTTTATACCATTTTAGATGAGCTTACCCTGCTACAGACTTCACTTAATACTTACAGAATTCAAGAAAAAATAATGACACAAAATAACGAACAACGGACAATTATCGAAGCCCTTTCTCTTGGTAATGAAGCTAACAATCAGATAGCTGATGCTATTGCTGCTCGTTCAGGGAAGATGCTAGAACAAGCCCTGGATGAAAACTTTGAAACTTTGGTAGAAGCCAAGTTACAAATTGTAGCTCAAGAAATCTTAAATATCCATAATCACAAAACACAAGCATGGGCTAAAAGGTTTCTTAGTAGTGGGAAAACTAGAATGGCGAAAAGTATGCTTGAGACTCAACAAAGCCATCAATTAAGCTCACTTCAAAGTCAATTAAGTTTAGAAGGTTTGGATGATTTTGATACAGATTTATTGCCAGAAGTTAAAAATCTAGCTGACGAATCAGGAACGATTACCGTTACCACTAATCCCTCCTCAAGCATTGGTTTCTAATTAATAAGGGTGAGGGGTCTAATTCCCCTCTGTCAAACCTAAAAACTTTACCATTAAATTAGTCATGAATGCAGAAATTAATAGAATCAAACAGAAGTTTCCCAACGGCACTCGTATTGAGTTAATTGCCTTAGAAGATCCCTACACTAAGTTAAAAACAGGTGACACCGGCACGGTGGATTTTGTCGATGATACTGGACAAATCCACATGAAGTGGGATACCGGTTCAAACTTAGCCTTAATCCCAGGTGAAGACTCTTTTAAAATCATCGAAAAACCAAAATCTTCTACTGTTCTTTAACCAATTAAAGGGGAGCAACTATATCAAAAAACTCCCCATTCACTCAATTATTATCGCCACAAAAAATCATGTTTACTCAACAAGAAATCCTCGAAATTGCTTCACTCCCAGAATCCTCATTCCGTTTTCGTTGCCACGTCGATGCTCTGATGTCATTGTACAAGTGGGTCAGAGAACAATGGACACCCAAAGCCATAACGGAACATCGAACAAAATACGACCTAGATTGTCGTAGCACTGACGGCAAGTTAAAATTTGCCCTCACCGCAGCCAAAGAACTATCTCAAGGTGTTTTACCTCCTGTTTGTACTGAATCGTCCCCCTCAAACACAGAGGAGAACCGAGAGATTCAGACCTCTCGAATATTGTCTCAGGCGATCGCCTTATTGCCACCGGTACCCAAGACAAACGGACTTGAAAATACGCCTAGTTTCAGGATCATGGGTCGTCCTATTTACTGGGATGAGTTGGCACATAACTATAAACAACTAAGACTAAAATGGCATCCTGATAAAAATCCCAACTCAACTGAAGCAGAAGAACGGTTTAAAGTCATTACTCAAATTTATGCCGATTTAAAGTCAGAATGGTTCGAGAAATATAGTCCACGAATTCCTCTTGAACGAATCGGTCAACATAATCTACAACTAGCCATGCGTCAACAATTTCCCTGGTCGCCTGAGTCTTTTTGGCAGTGATTGTGGGATATCAATAATGAATAAAAATCCTTTAGAAGAAGCTAAAACACTATGGTTAAGAACATTTTTAGAAGAACATTTACCATTAGTTGAAAACTTGACTTCTGATACTCCTAACTGGGAAGCGATCGCCTCTGACTTCGCTGAACAACTTAATCAAACTTTGTGCGATCGCCAACTTATAACCCCCAATCAACAAAAAAACCCCAGGGCCCAAGTTGCCAATGCTTTACGCTGTTTAAATCCTAATCATCCTGCCATTTCTTATCCTTATACTTTATTGTCCCCTGATACTTATACTCAACTTAATCTTGAACAAAATAAGAAAACTGACCAACGACAAACTAAGTTCTTTTTTGGAGCTGACGCGATCGCTTTAGTTGATAAAGCAACATCCTTACTTCACAGAGATGACCCCAATGAAGTGGCCGCCGGATTAGCGGTTCTCATTGGCCGAAGGATTAGTGAGATATTAATATCTGAGTTTCAACCTTGCACCGATTATTCTGTGTGGTTTTCTGAACCGGTCAAGAAAAGTGGTAATATTCCCCCGTTCGAGATTCCTACGCTCATTGAAGCTGACACAGTTTTGAGTGCGATCGCTCGACTGCGTAATGCTTGGAATATCAATGATATCAAAGCTAACGCTACTTCTGACCGTCAATTAAAACAGATGATTAATAAACGGTATGAGGGGGTTCCCAAAGCCGTGCGTCGTCATTTCAGTGATCTTATCCCAGGACGGGAAGTTGATAATGATTCAGGGGAGAAACTGTACACCCACGTTTTTCGTTCAGTGTACGCTGAAATTGCTACCTACTTTTATAAACCCTCAACGGTTCCTGACCACCGCTTTAAAGCCGAAATTCAAGGGCATTTTACCCTAACAGCACAAGGTAAAGTCAGGTCTTATACCTCACGGCCTCATTACGATGATTATTTAATCGGCGATCGCACTCCTAATCAAGAGGGAATTAAGTTATCTTTACCAAATATATCTATCTTATCTGTTTTTGATGATAAGATAAATGAAACAATAAAAGATCATAAGGGGGGGGAGCAAGTGACCAAGACGGAAAATGCTGAATCTATTGATATTAAAGGAATGATAGAAGTATTGCAGGAACAATATCGAATCGCTACTCTGGCCAATGAAGATAAATATAAAGCTATCATTGCCGGTAAAGATGCTTTACTTGAAGAGAAAGATGTCCATTTAGCCTTTCTTGAGGATGAACTTAAAGCGGTTCGTCAGTCCCCTAACCATCAGCAAACCTCTCAGAATAATCAAGGATTACACGACGAAATTGACCGTCTGAATGGAATTATTGAGTCCTTAGAACAAGAACGGGACGAAGCTTTAGAAAAACTCTCCCAATTACAAAATATCCTTAATCCTGGTAGTTCGTCCCCCCAACCAGTACAGTCCTCTAACAGTAAAACTTCCCAATCTGATAAGCAAAACGTCCAAACCGATAAAGATGAGGGACTTCGCGCCGTCGTACGGCGCAAAGAAATGCCCGATAAAGTGGACATTATTGATAAGGCGATCGCTGCTATTCAGAGATATAACGATGAGCCTTCACGGACTGAACAGGAGAAGTGGTATATGTCTAATCCTGCTGTTTCAGAACTTATTCGTGATTCAGGATATACGGTTAGTAGTCAGGTACTCCAAGCTCGATTACGAGAAAAAGGAGACGAATTAACAAAACACCATGAAAAGCATGGTTTGGGTTCTCGGCATAATCGTAAACATGACCAGCCTATTTCTCAGTTTATTCAAATTTAACGGTTCTGTAAGTTTTTACGTCAAAACAAAGTTAGGTAAAAATCGCTAAATAAATTTTAATAATTTTTTTAATCCTATGATTTGTTCATCTAAGTCTAACTGATAATTAAAACTAAAAACTTTATATCGAGTATGCCACTCGAAATTATCTCGCTGAATTGCATCTTTCTGTTTTTGTTCAGGATTATTGTGAACTGAACCATCACAAAACACGGCTATTTTTGGGTGTTTATATACAAAATCGGGTTTACATTCAGCATCAGGAAAATAAACTTGAGCGTGATCAGGAAGAGGAAGACCATGAGATTTAATGGCTTCTAAAACCATCGCTTCGTATTTGGAATTAGGATCACTTTGTTGTAAAAGTTGTTGGTAAGCTTCATCTCTTTGATTATCTTGTACAGTATTCAGTTGACTCTCAGTAAGCTGTTCAAGAAAGTTTTTGATTAAATGTCGATTAAGATAAGGATGGTCAAATTGATTTTGATAGGATAGCAAGCATTCATAACAAGCTTGAGTACAACTAGGTTTATCTTGCTTAAAGTGACAAATATCGAGAGCTTCTTGAGCTAAAGAAGAAAAAGCTTGCGGATTATCAAGAATTTGAGATAAAACCCCTGCGCCTCCCTCAGAAGCTTCCCAGAAAAGAAGATGTTTTCCATCTCCCAATCTTTCAGAGGCTAATTCTTCTGCTTCTAGCTTGTAGTAGCCTTGAATGGCTTTTAAGAGTGCATACTGCAAAGTAATTAAAAATTCTTGGGTTTGATGTTCAGGTAGCTCTTGCGGTTCAATAACCAAAATATTCGAGGTATCAGACACCATAAGATTGACTCCTGGTTGGAGTGTTTGAGAAACATTATTTTGATTAGAATCACTCCATTCTCCTGTTTGGGTATCTAATTTAAAGCCTTGTTCTTGATTGCGAAGTAAACCGCGATTAATACGTCGAATTTGAGCAGTTTCGCCGTAGCAGATTTTTAAAAGTTCTGTTCCATCAGCAGCCGTAACCAAAGCTTCCCGACGCTTGTGAGAGTCATATTGAAAGTGAGTGGTCAAATGATAACCATATTTGAGCCGTTCTTCTTCATCACAAGTGATGCGTTCCCGTCGTCGGGTAATCATCGTATCGAGAGGGAGAACATAGTGAAGGCGATCGCTTAATTTTGCTCCACAATTACTACAAGTATCCCGTTCGGCTCCTTGAACACCATCATGGAAATAACCACAATTACTACAGGTACTGACTTTTTCGTATTCAATACCTTTGGGAGACACTCTGGTTTTAGTAATCTGAAATTTACTCCCTTCATAATAAATAACATTTCTCGGAGCTAATTCCCTAATGGCAACAATACGAGGACGAGCAATAAATTCTCCTTTATCCCCCGCAGGAATAAAACCACGAACAGGAAGGCGAGGGAAGTTAAAGCCCGGCAAAAAGCCTTCGCTGGCAAAATAGCGGTAAGGATAAAATTCAAACTCACTTTGAGAACGTCCCTTGCTTCCTTGCCCCACTAATAAATCTCGTTGACGTTTAGCATCACTTTCTAACGCTTCTGCTGTCTTCTTGTCCTCATCAGTAATAATCCCTTTCGCTGCTTTATCTATGGTGGCACGGGCTTCATCTAACTGACGGTTCGCATCTTGATATAATCTACGCCAGCGTTCGCACCGTAAATCAAAAACATGAAGTGCATCAGCCAGCTTTTCTTTAATCCAGTCAGCACTATACCAACTGGTCCGATTAAGATCCGTTTGGCAAAAGATATCATTAAGAATAAGTTGAGCATCGTTCAGACATTTTCTGAAAGTTTCA is from Crocosphaera subtropica ATCC 51142 and encodes:
- a CDS encoding helicase-related protein yields the protein MQQKGTLTHEQLAATVVQEMGLSQEAYAKQPSDFGFGKTKNERAFEHLIEYRLYEDLKRGWRIVQPNLEQCGLLSIEYSELEEMCQAQSPWQKHFNPILAKATFQQRWQAVTVILDQLRKNLAIDAALLQPNRIKEIQREVSQTINDTWKFDEYEYLPPAPKATYTNNPQSKGRTVKLTPRSKVARYLRSDVIWGYSLTEDEYNSLIESLVKVLCDCGYLTCEENEFQLRIDAMVWKAQKVNQIDIDPTNNKRLQGSDLTTQEVNSFFQQFYEEQGQTIQKMEGREHTGQVPNKYRQVREDKFRKGDLAALFCSPTMELGIDISDLSVVHLRNVPPSPANYAQRSGRAGRGGQEALVITYAAYGSGHDQYFYRRQAQMVSGVVVPPKLELGNPDLVKSHLYSLWLSYTGVDLGNSMNQILDLDKEKYPLKDEIRQNLTLSPETFRKCLNDAQLILNDIFCQTDLNRTSWYSADWIKEKLADALHVFDLRCERWRRLYQDANRQLDEARATIDKAAKGIITDEDKKTAEALESDAKRQRDLLVGQGSKGRSQSEFEFYPYRYFASEGFLPGFNFPRLPVRGFIPAGDKGEFIARPRIVAIRELAPRNVIYYEGSKFQITKTRVSPKGIEYEKVSTCSNCGYFHDGVQGAERDTCSNCGAKLSDRLHYVLPLDTMITRRRERITCDEEERLKYGYHLTTHFQYDSHKRREALVTAADGTELLKICYGETAQIRRINRGLLRNQEQGFKLDTQTGEWSDSNQNNVSQTLQPGVNLMVSDTSNILVIEPQELPEHQTQEFLITLQYALLKAIQGYYKLEAEELASERLGDGKHLLFWEASEGGAGVLSQILDNPQAFSSLAQEALDICHFKQDKPSCTQACYECLLSYQNQFDHPYLNRHLIKNFLEQLTESQLNTVQDNQRDEAYQQLLQQSDPNSKYEAMVLEAIKSHGLPLPDHAQVYFPDAECKPDFVYKHPKIAVFCDGSVHNNPEQKQKDAIQRDNFEWHTRYKVFSFNYQLDLDEQIIGLKKLLKFI
- a CDS encoding DUF5895 domain-containing protein — translated: MTNTDFLKEFDDDITVSESIPYCQITNPDNLSLSQIKQFNIPWGVFIPTDQAELVDLTVPDDFTPTHLTFDQDKPTERHIDGFLAQHIRFSLIHRSSIEVQEKGANGWQYLGEAYKKGKITKYGELASKDRESYRLRTRYLILFLDENNEPLHRVPLRLGLGAGTGGSLGEEVKVFRGEIERVFFKLRQQPQKALSDKAHALTVLDIQLGVHKGDGKAPFVCPSVRLAPAIDQVGKEKVADRKGDRKVKLVGTPIQDLMLPKSSQTGQLILSLWDEYQDFPTKYQDDTNGYSEQETEEDYDF
- a CDS encoding DnaJ domain-containing protein, with the protein product MFTQQEILEIASLPESSFRFRCHVDALMSLYKWVREQWTPKAITEHRTKYDLDCRSTDGKLKFALTAAKELSQGVLPPVCTESSPSNTEENREIQTSRILSQAIALLPPVPKTNGLENTPSFRIMGRPIYWDELAHNYKQLRLKWHPDKNPNSTEAEERFKVITQIYADLKSEWFEKYSPRIPLERIGQHNLQLAMRQQFPWSPESFWQ
- a CDS encoding protelomerase family protein, which encodes MNKNPLEEAKTLWLRTFLEEHLPLVENLTSDTPNWEAIASDFAEQLNQTLCDRQLITPNQQKNPRAQVANALRCLNPNHPAISYPYTLLSPDTYTQLNLEQNKKTDQRQTKFFFGADAIALVDKATSLLHRDDPNEVAAGLAVLIGRRISEILISEFQPCTDYSVWFSEPVKKSGNIPPFEIPTLIEADTVLSAIARLRNAWNINDIKANATSDRQLKQMINKRYEGVPKAVRRHFSDLIPGREVDNDSGEKLYTHVFRSVYAEIATYFYKPSTVPDHRFKAEIQGHFTLTAQGKVRSYTSRPHYDDYLIGDRTPNQEGIKLSLPNISILSVFDDKINETIKDHKGGEQVTKTENAESIDIKGMIEVLQEQYRIATLANEDKYKAIIAGKDALLEEKDVHLAFLEDELKAVRQSPNHQQTSQNNQGLHDEIDRLNGIIESLEQERDEALEKLSQLQNILNPGSSSPQPVQSSNSKTSQSDKQNVQTDKDEGLRAVVRRKEMPDKVDIIDKAIAAIQRYNDEPSRTEQEKWYMSNPAVSELIRDSGYTVSSQVLQARLREKGDELTKHHEKHGLGSRHNRKHDQPISQFIQI
- a CDS encoding helix-turn-helix domain-containing protein, which translates into the protein MMSSNQVQMGLFMPIKWRLAVLMADREIDYKELAQLTGFHEKTVSKHKNMRVMPSRLEDTTLYKYCQALKCQPGDLLVFIPDPEENVEPQS
- a CDS encoding DUF4314 domain-containing protein: MNAEINRIKQKFPNGTRIELIALEDPYTKLKTGDTGTVDFVDDTGQIHMKWDTGSNLALIPGEDSFKIIEKPKSSTVL
- a CDS encoding ISAs1-like element ISCysp6 family transposase, encoding MAKGFADQKQSSKKKKEKGNIASIDEIQNNLLGYVKEIEDPRVQRSKKHLLKDVLAIAILAVIAGSQGWEDMENYGIAKQEWLSEFLELPHGIPSDDTFRRVFERIDPESLQKCLQKWVQSIMNSIQGEIIPIDGKTLRGSYDRNAGQCALHTVTAWASQQSLVLGQVKVENYSNEITAIPALLELLDITGSIITIDAMGTQTSIIQQICRQKADYIVTLKANHPTLFSQVKQWFTDTQNNGWDGIEHDYYKSVTKGHHRTEKRYVWAIPVAAMGELYQQQQWHGLQTIVVVERIRHLWNKTTHDIQFYLTSLPPNAQFLCHAIRTHWSIENNLHWTLDVTFSEDQCRIRSEYSPQNFALLRRLALNVLHQEKTFKRSLRQKMKQAAMNNNYMMTVLNSFCQADFR